A genomic segment from Neobacillus sp. YX16 encodes:
- a CDS encoding proline dehydrogenase family protein — MLKDIFIGLSQNQFLNSAAKKYGLKLGAQSVVAGTNINEVIKSIKELNAHGISCTVDNLGEFVFKEEEATEAKEQILNVIEAIHEHKVDAHISLKPTQLGLDIEYSFCLSNLREIVDRANNYGIFVNIDMEDTSHLQPTFDVLDELSKEYDNVGSVIQAYLLRADEYLEKYKNYRLRIVKGAYKEPAEYAYQDKKDIDANFIKLIEWHLLNGKFTSIATHDHHIINHVKEFVKRNNIPNEQFEIQMLYGFRKELQLQLASEGYNFCTYVPFGNDWYGYFMRRLAERPQNLNLVAKQVFNKKTNTIIGVAAGAFLIGRMTKNAKKKRR; from the coding sequence ATGTTGAAAGATATTTTTATAGGCTTATCTCAAAATCAATTTTTAAATAGTGCAGCTAAAAAGTATGGCTTAAAATTGGGTGCACAAAGTGTTGTTGCAGGTACCAATATTAATGAAGTAATAAAAAGTATTAAAGAGTTAAACGCACACGGTATCTCTTGTACAGTAGATAACCTAGGTGAATTTGTCTTTAAAGAAGAAGAAGCGACAGAAGCCAAGGAACAAATTCTTAACGTTATTGAAGCGATACATGAGCATAAGGTGGATGCGCATATTTCTTTAAAACCTACTCAATTAGGTTTGGATATCGAATATAGCTTTTGCTTAAGCAACCTCAGAGAAATCGTTGATAGAGCAAACAACTATGGTATTTTTGTTAACATTGACATGGAAGATACCAGCCATCTTCAGCCTACTTTTGATGTATTGGATGAATTGTCTAAGGAATATGACAACGTTGGAAGTGTTATTCAAGCTTATTTGCTGCGTGCTGATGAATACCTTGAAAAATATAAAAACTACCGTTTACGTATTGTAAAAGGGGCTTATAAGGAGCCCGCTGAATACGCTTACCAAGATAAGAAAGATATTGATGCAAACTTCATTAAATTAATCGAGTGGCATCTATTAAACGGAAAATTCACTTCGATTGCAACACATGATCATCACATTATTAACCATGTGAAGGAATTTGTTAAAAGGAACAACATCCCAAATGAACAATTTGAGATTCAAATGCTGTATGGTTTTAGAAAAGAACTTCAACTTCAATTGGCAAGTGAAGGCTATAACTTCTGTACGTATGTTCCATTTGGAAATGACTGGTATGGATATTTTATGAGACGACTTGCAGAAAGACCTCAAAACTTGAATCTAGTTGCAAAGCAAGTTTTTAACAAAAAAACAAACACAATTATCGGCGTAGCTGCAGGGGCATTTTTAATAGGAAGAATGACGAAAAATGCTAAGAAGAAACGTAGATAA
- the ltrA gene encoding group II intron reverse transcriptase/maturase: protein MLMELILSRENLLTALKRVEQNKGSHGIDGMSVKFLRRHLYENWDSLRETLRTGNYQPSPVRRVGIPKPGGGIRLLGIPTVTDRFIQQAIAQVLTSIFDPTFSENSYGFRPNRSAHNAVRKAKGYIKEGYRWVIDMDLEKFFDKVNHDILMGILAKRIEDRILLKLIRKYLQSGVMLNGVVQSTEEGTPQGGPLSPLLSNIILDKLDKELEARGHKFVRYADDCNIYVKSLKAGERVMESITTIIEQKLKLKVNRDKSAIDRPWKRKFLGFSFTFNKEPKVRIAKQSIKRFKTKIREITSRSKPIPLEVRIEMLNRYLTGWCGYFALADTPSKFKEFDEWIRRRLRMCEWKQWKKSKTRVRKLIGLGVPGYKAHEWGNSRKKYWRIACSPILHKTLDNSYWSQRGLKSLYNRYETLRQS from the coding sequence ATGTTAATGGAACTAATTCTATCACGGGAAAATCTCTTAACTGCCCTAAAAAGGGTAGAGCAGAACAAAGGAAGTCACGGCATAGATGGAATGTCCGTAAAATTCCTACGACGACATCTCTATGAAAACTGGGATTCCCTTCGGGAAACTTTGAGAACAGGTAACTATCAACCTTCTCCTGTTCGCCGTGTCGGAATCCCGAAACCAGGCGGAGGGATAAGGCTTTTAGGCATACCGACTGTGACAGACCGTTTCATCCAACAGGCAATCGCCCAAGTATTAACCTCAATCTTTGATCCAACATTTTCTGAAAACAGCTATGGTTTCCGACCTAACAGGAGCGCCCATAATGCGGTAAGAAAGGCAAAGGGTTATATCAAAGAAGGTTACCGCTGGGTAATTGATATGGACTTAGAGAAATTCTTTGATAAGGTTAATCATGACATACTGATGGGAATACTCGCTAAGAGAATTGAAGACCGCATTCTTCTCAAACTAATCAGGAAATACCTTCAATCAGGTGTAATGCTTAATGGGGTCGTACAATCAACGGAGGAAGGTACTCCGCAAGGGGGACCTCTCAGTCCACTACTTTCAAACATAATTCTTGATAAATTAGATAAAGAATTGGAAGCCAGAGGGCATAAGTTTGTCCGTTATGCGGATGACTGCAACATTTATGTTAAGTCATTAAAAGCAGGGGAACGTGTGATGGAATCCATTACGACGATTATTGAGCAGAAACTAAAATTGAAGGTAAACAGGGATAAGTCGGCAATCGACCGTCCGTGGAAACGGAAATTTCTTGGTTTCAGTTTCACATTTAATAAAGAACCGAAGGTGCGAATAGCGAAACAAAGCATTAAACGCTTTAAGACGAAGATTCGAGAAATTACCTCTCGGTCAAAACCTATCCCACTTGAGGTAAGAATTGAAATGTTAAACCGCTATCTTACAGGATGGTGCGGGTACTTCGCTTTAGCGGACACTCCAAGCAAATTCAAAGAATTTGATGAATGGATAAGAAGAAGGCTAAGAATGTGCGAATGGAAACAGTGGAAGAAATCTAAAACTAGAGTTAGAAAACTGATTGGTTTAGGCGTCCCTGGTTACAAGGCGCACGAATGGGGCAACTCCAGAAAGAAATACTGGAGAATCGCCTGTAGCCCAATATTACACAAAACCCTCGATAACTCATATTGGAGTCAACGAGGGTTGAAAAGTCTATATAACCGTTATGAAACTTTACGTCAATCTTAA
- a CDS encoding DHA2 family efflux MFS transporter permease subunit has translation MEQSINKTERPPYGIIAVLMIGAFIAFLNNTLLNVALPSIMKDLNVDTATVQWLTTGFMLVNGIMIPSTAFLIQKYTVRRLFLVAMGLFTAGTIIAGIAHHFPLLLTARLIQASGSAIMMPLLMNVMLVSFPIEKIGTAMGVFGLILMFAPAIGPTLSGWIIEHYDWRMLFHFVTPIAAIILFIGFMKLKDKKEKVDIKLDFFSLLLSSIGFGGLLYGFSSAGSKGWDSPQVYLTIIIGVVSLVWFILRQLRQERPMLNFRVFKYNMFALSSAISMILNIAMFSGFLLLPIYVQTIRGISPLDAGLMLLPGALVNAFMSPVTGRLFDKFGGRILAITGLFITTVTTYLFSMLSFETTYMYMVFLHAIRMFGMSMVFMPVSTNGLNQLPPRFYPHGTAMNNTMQQVSAAIGTGLLITLMSNRSASYGKELTESAMQKMTEQPSEAALAEMHQQIALEAMLEGINFTFLISAIIIGVALILAFYIKRAKPDEENLEENQPKNSDNMIKKLAEN, from the coding sequence ATGGAACAATCCATCAATAAGACTGAAAGGCCGCCATATGGTATTATTGCTGTATTAATGATTGGGGCCTTTATTGCATTTTTAAATAATACTTTATTAAATGTAGCGTTACCTTCCATTATGAAGGATTTAAATGTTGATACAGCTACGGTTCAGTGGCTGACGACAGGATTTATGCTGGTAAACGGGATTATGATTCCCTCTACCGCTTTTCTAATCCAAAAGTATACAGTCCGGCGATTATTCTTAGTCGCTATGGGGCTATTTACAGCAGGTACTATTATCGCAGGTATTGCTCATCACTTTCCTCTGCTTTTAACAGCTCGGTTGATACAGGCTTCTGGCTCTGCCATTATGATGCCGCTTTTAATGAACGTTATGTTAGTCAGTTTTCCGATTGAAAAAATAGGAACTGCTATGGGTGTTTTCGGACTCATTCTAATGTTTGCGCCAGCAATTGGTCCAACTTTGTCTGGCTGGATTATTGAACATTATGATTGGAGAATGTTATTCCACTTTGTTACACCAATTGCAGCGATTATTCTTTTTATAGGCTTTATGAAGCTTAAAGATAAAAAAGAGAAAGTGGATATCAAGCTTGATTTCTTTTCGTTATTGCTGTCAAGTATCGGTTTTGGTGGTTTGCTCTATGGGTTTAGTTCAGCTGGCAGTAAAGGCTGGGACAGCCCGCAGGTTTATTTGACTATCATCATTGGGGTTGTTTCATTAGTTTGGTTTATCTTACGCCAATTGAGGCAAGAGCGGCCAATGCTGAATTTCAGGGTTTTTAAATATAACATGTTTGCTCTTTCATCGGCTATTTCGATGATCCTAAATATTGCGATGTTTTCAGGTTTTCTACTTCTCCCTATTTATGTTCAAACCATTCGAGGGATCTCTCCATTGGATGCAGGATTAATGTTATTGCCGGGAGCCCTTGTTAATGCTTTCATGTCTCCCGTTACCGGAAGATTGTTTGACAAATTTGGCGGTCGTATATTAGCCATTACAGGGTTGTTCATTACAACCGTTACTACCTATTTATTCAGCATGTTATCGTTTGAAACGACCTATATGTATATGGTTTTTTTACATGCTATTCGTATGTTTGGAATGTCAATGGTGTTTATGCCTGTGTCGACCAATGGATTGAATCAATTACCGCCTCGTTTTTATCCCCATGGTACGGCGATGAACAATACCATGCAGCAGGTATCAGCTGCCATCGGTACAGGTTTATTGATTACTCTTATGTCTAATCGGTCAGCATCGTATGGAAAAGAACTTACTGAATCCGCCATGCAAAAAATGACCGAGCAGCCATCAGAAGCAGCCCTCGCGGAAATGCATCAACAAATTGCTCTGGAAGCAATGTTAGAAGGAATTAACTTTACCTTCCTTATATCAGCTATTATTATTGGCGTTGCATTGATTCTTGCGTTTTATATTAAACGAGCCAAACCTGATGAGGAGAACCTAGAAGAAAATCAACCTAAAAACAGTGATAATATGATAAAGAAATTGGCAGAAAATTAA
- a CDS encoding DNA-3-methyladenine glycosylase I translates to MKRCGWVNQDPLYIDYHDHEWGVPVYDDRLLFEYLNLEGAQAGLSWYTILKKRENYRKAFDHFEPSKIINYDEKKIEELLQNEGIVRNKLKINAVITNAKAFLKVSEEFGSFSKYIWSFVDGKPIKNHFIDLSEVPATTDISNKLSKDLKKRGFKFVGSTICYAFMQATGMVNDHIESCICYHKSR, encoded by the coding sequence ATGAAAAGATGCGGTTGGGTTAATCAGGATCCACTATATATTGATTATCATGATCATGAATGGGGCGTCCCTGTGTATGATGATCGATTACTATTTGAGTATTTGAACCTAGAGGGTGCTCAAGCGGGATTAAGCTGGTACACAATTTTGAAGAAGAGGGAAAATTACCGCAAAGCATTTGACCATTTTGAACCAAGTAAAATTATTAATTATGATGAAAAGAAAATCGAAGAACTTTTACAGAATGAGGGAATTGTTAGAAATAAACTAAAAATAAATGCAGTCATTACAAACGCAAAGGCATTCTTGAAGGTAAGTGAAGAGTTTGGTTCTTTCAGTAAGTATATTTGGTCTTTTGTAGATGGTAAACCGATAAAAAATCACTTTATTGATTTATCCGAAGTCCCGGCTACAACGGATATTAGTAATAAGTTAAGTAAGGATTTGAAAAAACGCGGCTTTAAATTTGTTGGGTCAACCATTTGTTATGCCTTTATGCAAGCGACGGGGATGGTAAATGATCATATAGAGTCTTGTATTTGCTACCATAAATCCCGGTGA
- a CDS encoding VanW family protein gives MSIRTWVISSILIGSLIGLAGCAEKTNGKEAALENKVTELEKKLEEQKAAEESARKAAEEAEAKRIAEEEAKKPKVVNVIDPSTKTVLKRLIPVDMGFGSDNEKYKQELEQWAKELARGTDTTPGYDSKMILDKIDVNGQVIKGKPRVVLEEAELVTKVLEASVKGGDVLLPIYVTESGYKPEDAAHLSEVVVATYTTKFNPSITGRNKNIELSAQAIDNVIVGTGDIFSFNHTVGPSDVEHGYQPAQEIVNKELVMGIGGGICQTSSTLFNAVDQLAIDYVEWHHHSLTVGYVPSGRDATVSYGGKDFQFKNTAGVPFLIKAIYNGNGTLTVEVRTSAAYQSLLQKR, from the coding sequence ATGTCTATACGGACCTGGGTGATTTCATCCATATTAATTGGCAGTTTAATAGGATTAGCTGGCTGTGCGGAGAAAACAAATGGCAAAGAAGCCGCACTTGAGAACAAAGTAACAGAACTAGAAAAAAAGCTTGAAGAGCAAAAAGCTGCAGAAGAATCGGCAAGGAAAGCGGCGGAAGAAGCGGAAGCAAAGAGAATTGCCGAGGAAGAAGCGAAAAAGCCGAAGGTGGTAAATGTTATTGACCCAAGTACAAAAACCGTATTAAAAAGACTCATCCCAGTAGATATGGGTTTTGGAAGTGATAATGAAAAATATAAGCAGGAGCTAGAGCAATGGGCTAAGGAGTTAGCAAGGGGAACAGATACTACTCCTGGTTATGACTCAAAGATGATATTGGATAAAATTGATGTAAACGGTCAGGTTATTAAAGGGAAACCAAGAGTTGTTCTTGAAGAAGCAGAACTTGTGACGAAGGTACTCGAGGCTTCAGTCAAGGGCGGCGATGTTCTTCTGCCAATCTATGTTACTGAAAGCGGCTATAAGCCTGAAGACGCAGCCCATTTATCTGAAGTGGTGGTTGCAACTTATACAACTAAATTCAATCCTAGCATAACAGGGAGAAATAAAAACATTGAACTGTCTGCGCAGGCTATAGACAATGTCATTGTTGGAACAGGGGATATTTTCTCCTTTAATCATACAGTGGGACCGAGTGATGTGGAACATGGCTATCAGCCTGCTCAAGAAATTGTAAATAAGGAATTGGTCATGGGAATTGGCGGAGGTATTTGTCAAACATCCTCTACCCTGTTTAATGCAGTTGATCAATTAGCTATCGATTATGTAGAATGGCATCACCATTCCTTGACAGTGGGGTATGTACCTTCAGGGCGGGATGCAACAGTTTCATATGGTGGTAAAGATTTTCAATTTAAGAATACAGCGGGTGTCCCGTTCCTGATTAAGGCGATTTACAATGGAAATGGTACCCTCACAGTTGAAGTTAGAACATCTGCCGCCTATCAAAGTTTACTTCAAAAGCGATAA
- a CDS encoding SDR family NAD(P)-dependent oxidoreductase, whose protein sequence is MELLLKGQVAFITGAGSGIGRSAALTLAENGAKVALVDLHPENCKEVKQLVEEKGSEALVIEANVSSVEDMKKGYSMVMEKWGRLDIVFANAGINGVVAPIEDLSPEDWDLTISNNLKSTFLTIKYAIPYMKEEGGSVIITSSINGNRVYRNFGMSAYSTSKIGQMGFGKMAALELAKYRIRVNIICPGGIETHIGENTWKEKEELKEIEIPINYPEGSQPLEHHPGKPEQVAELVLFLASKQSNHITGTEIYIDGAESLL, encoded by the coding sequence TTGGAATTATTATTAAAAGGTCAAGTAGCATTTATAACAGGTGCAGGCTCTGGAATTGGCCGTTCTGCAGCATTAACATTGGCTGAAAACGGAGCAAAGGTTGCCTTAGTCGATTTACATCCTGAAAATTGTAAAGAGGTTAAACAGTTAGTTGAAGAAAAAGGGAGCGAGGCCCTAGTAATTGAAGCCAATGTTTCTTCAGTGGAAGACATGAAAAAAGGCTATAGCATGGTTATGGAGAAATGGGGCAGGCTGGATATTGTTTTTGCCAATGCTGGAATTAATGGTGTTGTTGCGCCGATTGAAGATTTGTCACCTGAAGATTGGGACCTGACCATTTCTAATAATCTTAAAAGTACTTTTTTAACTATTAAATATGCTATTCCTTACATGAAAGAAGAAGGCGGAAGTGTGATTATCACGAGCTCTATTAATGGTAATCGTGTATATAGAAACTTTGGGATGTCGGCCTATAGTACATCGAAAATAGGACAAATGGGATTTGGTAAGATGGCTGCCCTTGAGTTAGCCAAATATCGTATTCGTGTTAACATTATTTGCCCAGGTGGAATCGAAACTCATATAGGGGAAAACACTTGGAAAGAAAAAGAAGAATTAAAGGAAATTGAAATACCGATTAATTACCCAGAAGGAAGCCAACCCCTTGAGCATCATCCAGGAAAGCCCGAACAAGTTGCAGAGCTAGTTTTATTTTTAGCATCAAAGCAATCCAATCATATTACTGGAACAGAAATTTACATTGATGGTGCGGAGTCTCTATTATAA
- a CDS encoding iron-containing alcohol dehydrogenase — protein MFQFVSPMHIYHGEGSLNKLADIIKAYACKKVFLLTDPVLKDLGVIEPILLLLEQQSIRVHLSTKVVPEPSLEVGNQVVDEIRKSKAELVIGIGGGSALDLAKAGAVLAENEGYVQDYLNLSGGKKFSRRGLPKILIPSTAGTGAEVTDIAVYSLEETKDVITHEFLLADYAIVDPVLTYTLPPRVTAASGIDAFTHALEAYTSINATPLTDTLALEAMRRIVGSIRTAVWNGKDKAAREHMALGSLLAGLSFYNAGVAAVHALAYPLGGLFKLPHGESNAVLLPYVYDDIWHACVDKMVKVAEIFKLPSDGKSDRELAKDVVRSLLDLVQDVGLPTTLESYHIQRADIMVLAENGIKQKRLLNRSPKPFTIETIEKIYRNAFDGVLSNC, from the coding sequence ATGTTTCAATTTGTTTCACCAATGCATATTTATCATGGTGAAGGTTCACTTAATAAATTGGCAGATATTATTAAGGCATACGCTTGTAAAAAGGTTTTTCTCCTTACAGATCCAGTATTAAAAGATTTGGGAGTAATTGAACCTATTCTACTGCTATTAGAGCAACAAAGTATTCGGGTGCATTTATCAACCAAAGTTGTACCTGAGCCCTCTTTAGAAGTTGGAAATCAGGTCGTTGATGAGATTAGAAAAAGTAAAGCTGAGTTAGTAATTGGGATTGGCGGCGGCAGTGCGCTAGACTTAGCGAAGGCTGGAGCAGTTTTGGCGGAAAATGAGGGTTATGTGCAGGATTACTTAAATTTGAGCGGAGGTAAGAAGTTTTCTCGCAGGGGACTTCCAAAGATATTGATCCCTAGTACAGCAGGCACTGGTGCAGAGGTTACAGACATTGCCGTGTATTCGTTAGAAGAGACAAAGGATGTCATTACACATGAATTTTTACTTGCGGATTATGCCATTGTAGATCCTGTTCTGACATACACGCTTCCACCAAGAGTTACGGCTGCAAGCGGAATAGATGCCTTTACACATGCATTAGAGGCGTATACTTCCATTAACGCAACTCCGTTAACAGACACACTGGCATTAGAAGCGATGCGCAGAATCGTTGGCAGCATTAGAACTGCTGTTTGGAATGGGAAGGATAAAGCAGCTAGGGAACATATGGCCCTCGGAAGTTTATTAGCAGGTTTAAGCTTTTATAACGCCGGGGTTGCAGCTGTGCATGCCCTTGCCTATCCATTAGGCGGATTGTTTAAACTGCCGCACGGGGAATCGAATGCCGTATTGCTACCATATGTTTACGATGATATTTGGCACGCCTGTGTGGATAAAATGGTCAAAGTAGCAGAGATTTTTAAACTGCCTTCTGATGGAAAAAGTGATCGTGAATTAGCTAAAGATGTGGTCCGAAGTTTACTAGATTTAGTTCAAGATGTTGGATTGCCAACAACCCTAGAATCCTACCATATCCAAAGAGCAGACATTATGGTATTAGCAGAAAATGGAATAAAACAAAAAAGGCTATTAAATAGAAGTCCAAAACCATTTACGATTGAAACCATCGAGAAAATCTATCGAAACGCCTTCGATGGAGTATTATCGAATTGTTAG
- a CDS encoding thioesterase family protein, translating to MYKKIIEPRVSETDGVGHINNTTIPVWFEAGRNDIFKLFTPDASFVNWKMIILNMNVDYLKQIYFGRDVEVFVWVKRIGNSSLVLYEEIHQDGQICAKDTVTYVNFNLQTQKSEPIPNEIRSALELHFYHENE from the coding sequence ATGTATAAAAAAATCATTGAGCCTCGTGTATCTGAAACAGATGGTGTAGGTCATATCAACAATACAACGATTCCTGTTTGGTTTGAAGCGGGGCGGAACGATATATTTAAATTGTTTACCCCAGATGCTTCATTCGTAAATTGGAAGATGATTATATTAAATATGAACGTAGATTATTTAAAGCAAATCTATTTTGGCAGAGATGTTGAGGTTTTCGTTTGGGTTAAAAGGATTGGTAATTCTAGTTTAGTATTATATGAAGAAATCCATCAGGATGGTCAGATATGCGCGAAAGATACAGTAACGTACGTAAATTTTAATCTCCAAACCCAAAAATCCGAACCTATTCCTAATGAAATAAGAAGTGCATTAGAGTTACACTTTTATCATGAAAATGAATAA
- the pepF gene encoding oligoendopeptidase F, which produces MVKTVEKRLTRSMVPEELTWNLNDLFASEQAWEKELEVIETDIVKIEVFKGTLHTSSKDLSSCLIDQENLLMKMVKAATYASLKQSADGTDPINQSNSAKLSALRTKMVAALSFINSEILSLEDGTIETYLQENPDLQPFRKDLLELLETKKHRLSPETEEVLAALGEVHGAPYTIYSMAKLADMDFAPIADSEGNELPVSFALFENRYEFSSDTETRRKAYDSFVSTLKQYKNTIAAAYSAEVKKQVTLSRFRNYQSVEQMLLEPHQVTLDMYNNQIDIIFNELAPHMRRFAKLKKKALGLDVMKFCDLKAPLDPDFNPETTYKEASQLILESLKVMGPEYSEIIEKGFKERWVDLADNIGKSTGAFCSSPYGSHPYILVTWQDNMRGCFTLAHEFGHAGHFYLANKNQRIMNVRPSMYFIEAPSTMNELLLGQHLLANNEDKQMRRWVVLQLLGTYYHNFVTHLLEAEYQRRVYALAESGNALTANSLSELTRNVLSEFWGDTVEIDEGASLTWMRQPHYYMGLYPYTYSAGLTASTAVAQLIQEEGQPAVDRWLEVLRAGGTMKPLELLKHAGVDMSTPEPVCKAVAYVGSLIEELEKSYT; this is translated from the coding sequence ATGGTAAAGACGGTAGAAAAACGGCTGACCCGATCAATGGTTCCAGAGGAACTAACTTGGAATCTTAATGATCTATTTGCATCAGAGCAGGCATGGGAAAAAGAACTTGAAGTGATTGAAACAGATATTGTAAAGATTGAGGTATTTAAAGGGACATTACATACTAGCTCAAAAGATTTATCATCGTGCTTGATTGATCAGGAAAATTTATTGATGAAAATGGTCAAGGCAGCAACGTATGCAAGCTTGAAACAATCTGCGGATGGGACAGATCCTATTAATCAGTCAAATTCAGCGAAATTATCGGCATTACGGACAAAAATGGTTGCCGCATTATCATTTATTAATTCAGAGATTCTTTCACTAGAAGATGGAACGATTGAAACATACCTTCAAGAGAATCCGGACCTTCAACCTTTTCGAAAAGATTTACTCGAGCTGCTCGAAACGAAAAAACATCGACTTTCACCCGAAACGGAAGAGGTTTTAGCTGCTTTAGGTGAGGTACATGGTGCCCCTTATACCATTTATAGCATGGCTAAATTAGCAGACATGGACTTTGCTCCTATCGCGGATAGTGAGGGAAATGAATTACCGGTATCCTTTGCATTATTTGAAAACCGCTACGAGTTTTCTTCAGATACAGAAACACGCAGAAAAGCCTATGACTCTTTCGTTTCAACACTAAAACAATATAAAAACACAATCGCAGCTGCCTATTCAGCTGAAGTGAAAAAACAAGTAACTCTTTCTCGATTTAGAAACTATCAGTCAGTTGAACAAATGCTCTTAGAACCACATCAGGTAACACTTGATATGTACAACAACCAGATTGATATTATTTTTAATGAGCTGGCTCCTCATATGCGCCGCTTTGCAAAGTTGAAGAAAAAGGCATTAGGTCTTGATGTTATGAAGTTTTGTGATTTGAAAGCACCCTTAGATCCTGACTTTAATCCAGAGACAACCTATAAAGAAGCTAGTCAGCTTATTTTAGAATCTTTAAAAGTGATGGGACCAGAATATAGTGAAATTATTGAAAAGGGCTTCAAAGAGAGATGGGTGGATCTTGCGGACAATATCGGGAAATCCACTGGCGCCTTCTGCTCAAGTCCCTACGGATCGCACCCCTACATTTTGGTTACATGGCAGGATAATATGCGCGGCTGTTTTACCCTGGCACATGAATTTGGGCATGCAGGTCATTTCTACTTGGCGAACAAAAATCAAAGAATCATGAATGTTCGTCCATCCATGTATTTCATTGAAGCTCCATCTACCATGAATGAGCTTTTATTAGGACAGCACCTTTTAGCCAATAATGAAGACAAACAAATGCGCCGCTGGGTGGTTCTTCAGTTGCTAGGAACGTATTATCATAATTTTGTTACCCATCTTCTAGAGGCAGAATATCAACGCAGGGTTTATGCATTAGCTGAAAGCGGAAACGCACTTACTGCTAATTCTCTATCTGAATTGACTAGGAATGTACTTTCTGAGTTCTGGGGAGACACTGTGGAAATCGATGAAGGTGCAAGCCTAACTTGGATGCGTCAGCCTCACTATTACATGGGCTTGTATCCATATACCTATTCTGCCGGCTTGACCGCTTCTACTGCAGTGGCACAATTGATTCAGGAAGAAGGTCAGCCTGCTGTTGACCGCTGGCTCGAAGTACTTCGTGCTGGTGGAACAATGAAACCTCTTGAGCTACTAAAACACGCTGGTGTTGATATGTCGACACCTGAGCCAGTCTGTAAAGCAGTAGCATATGTTGGTTCATTAATAGAGGAATTAGAAAAGTCATACACCTAA
- the rluF gene encoding 23S rRNA pseudouridine(2604) synthase RluF, which produces MLNLRLNKFISESGKTSRRGADKWIEEGRVTINGKVAKVGSQVEPGDVVRVNGETIRVAKNYVYIALNKPVGITSTTEKHIKGNIVDLVNHPLRIFNIGRLDKDSDGLILLTNDGDIVNEILRAENKHEKEYIVTVDKPITSEFLKKMSEGVRILDTKTLPCKVEQLSKYVFKIILTQGLNRQIRRMCSTLGFSVVRLQRIRIMNINLGNLPIGQWRDLTKKEKNQLFSDLNYEPREW; this is translated from the coding sequence GTGTTGAACCTGCGATTAAATAAATTTATATCTGAATCCGGAAAAACTTCAAGACGGGGTGCAGATAAATGGATAGAAGAAGGTAGAGTCACAATAAACGGAAAAGTGGCGAAGGTTGGCAGTCAAGTGGAGCCTGGTGATGTGGTTCGTGTAAATGGTGAAACCATTAGGGTAGCCAAAAACTATGTCTACATAGCCTTAAATAAACCCGTCGGGATTACAAGTACTACTGAAAAACATATCAAAGGCAACATTGTTGATTTAGTCAATCACCCACTACGAATTTTTAATATTGGAAGACTAGATAAAGATTCAGATGGATTAATCCTCCTTACGAATGATGGAGATATTGTTAATGAAATCCTGCGTGCGGAGAATAAGCATGAAAAAGAATATATAGTTACGGTGGATAAGCCAATTACTTCGGAGTTTTTAAAGAAGATGTCTGAAGGAGTTAGAATCCTTGATACGAAAACTCTTCCATGTAAAGTGGAGCAATTATCTAAGTATGTTTTTAAGATTATCCTAACACAAGGGCTAAATCGTCAAATTCGACGGATGTGCTCGACACTAGGGTTTTCTGTTGTTCGTCTGCAGAGAATTCGGATTATGAATATTAACTTAGGAAACCTCCCTATTGGTCAATGGAGAGATTTAACGAAGAAAGAAAAGAATCAATTATTTAGTGATCTTAATTATGAACCTAGAGAATGGTGA